Proteins encoded within one genomic window of Thermodesulfobacteriota bacterium:
- a CDS encoding SDR family oxidoreductase, protein MDLQLKDKVAIVAASSKGLGRAIAFGLAREGARLTICARREDELEETAREIRDETSAEVLAIPADVSQTADIHKVVSGALDKYSTVDILVNNAGGPPVGGFLDFSLDDWRKAVELNLFSTVTFSREVLPVMKNNNWGRIINITSVAVKEPIDGLILSNTVRAGVTGLAKSLSKEFARYNITVNNICPGRILTDRIIQLASIRAGKEGKTAREALESMGSDIPVGRIGRPEELANLAVFLASERASYITGTSIQVDGGLVKGLF, encoded by the coding sequence ATGGACTTACAATTAAAAGATAAAGTGGCTATTGTGGCGGCGTCCAGCAAGGGGCTGGGCCGGGCGATAGCATTCGGCCTCGCCCGCGAAGGCGCGAGGCTCACGATATGCGCCCGCCGCGAGGACGAGCTCGAAGAGACGGCCCGCGAAATCAGGGATGAGACATCGGCCGAGGTCCTCGCCATACCGGCCGACGTCTCCCAAACCGCCGACATACACAAGGTAGTCTCCGGCGCCCTCGATAAATACTCCACGGTTGACATACTCGTCAACAACGCCGGCGGCCCTCCCGTGGGGGGCTTCCTGGATTTCTCGCTCGACGACTGGCGGAAGGCCGTAGAGCTCAACCTCTTCAGCACGGTAACGTTCTCGCGCGAAGTGCTCCCCGTCATGAAAAACAACAACTGGGGCCGCATCATAAACATCACGTCCGTCGCCGTAAAGGAGCCCATAGACGGCCTCATCCTGTCGAACACCGTCCGCGCCGGGGTCACCGGGCTCGCCAAATCGCTGTCGAAGGAATTCGCCCGGTACAACATAACTGTCAACAACATCTGTCCGGGGAGAATACTCACGGACAGGATAATTCAGCTCGCGTCCATACGCGCCGGGAAGGAAGGCAAGACGGCCCGGGAGGCCCTCGAATCGATGGGGAGCGACATCCCCGTCGGAAGGATCGGCAGGCCCGAGGAGCTCGCGAACCTCGCCGTGTTCCTGGCATCCGAGCGTGCGAGCTACATCACCGGGACGAGCATCCAGGTAGACGGCGGGCTCGTCAAGGGGCTATTCTAA
- a CDS encoding PBP1A family penicillin-binding protein: protein MAKKKKVKFKTKRTKSKLLAFLFLSFFILLTAAALVIYGGYLYYTRDLPDFRAVTGYKPKLITEVYSSDGTLIAEFAAERRKLIAYEDIPPQVIEAFIAIEDRRFFEHEGVDIKSILGAVFENIQEGDWVRGASTITQQVIKNIILTPERTMTRKIKEAILAHRIENNLSKQEILYLYLNHIYLADGNYGIEAASRSYFGKPARDMTLAEAALLAGLPKKPEYFSPRKHLDRAIERQKLVLSKMEEAGFITRDERFDALDRGIKIVPKQRINNDIAPYFVEHVRRYLQDKVGVKDFINGGYTVFTTLDIDLNLEAQWALRRGILDVEARHGRKVVSRSLGSAGEIRKFRDKQGIKGVQTGEVYEAVVTRVVNVDDPGPARKSKKDDKPAKEETARPVYNARLGIGDVEGRLIFAVSSPYGKAVPGFDTTYSKKYAPAGGYDGVSLSPVELKVGDVVKVLAKETPDGGFDYSLAIEPITQGALISMESTGKIRAMAGGYDFDQSQFNRTMQALRQPGSSFKPMIYSAALDKGYTETSILYDMPVVVKDWAPQNYDGSFDGPMLLRKALAKSRNLATIRLIMDIDPKYAAKYAKNFGFVSKLNPYPSLALGGSEVRVVEMARAFNVFASGGKLVEPQFILRIYDRNGIIIEDNTGGKFLSREEALKVERENARLEVLNEIARKAGRGSVETPEYIKEEELTRKTAPEPDKYAFLSPDEFLELIKSGAADFTSPGNAKQTLSPETAFIMTDLLQAVVSEGTGRRALKLTSLAPLAGKTGTTNDFTDAWFVGFSPRITTAVWVGRDDHKPLGKKESGSLAALPIWIDYMEDALAKYPGGSFKQPSGIKVVSTPYGSIPYSLDSLRHNVIDSIRDSVMINGQEMIKSPEGIYYPADYEKGKSESETEIDFLMRN from the coding sequence ATGGCTAAAAAAAAGAAAGTAAAATTTAAAACAAAGCGCACAAAAAGCAAGCTCCTTGCCTTCCTGTTCCTGAGCTTTTTCATACTGCTCACGGCGGCGGCGCTCGTTATCTACGGGGGCTACCTCTACTACACGCGCGACCTCCCGGACTTCAGGGCGGTGACCGGTTACAAGCCCAAGCTCATAACCGAGGTCTATTCGTCCGACGGCACGCTCATCGCCGAGTTCGCCGCCGAGCGGAGGAAGCTCATCGCCTACGAGGACATCCCGCCCCAGGTTATAGAGGCGTTCATCGCTATCGAGGACAGGCGCTTTTTCGAGCACGAGGGCGTCGATATAAAAAGCATCCTCGGCGCCGTGTTCGAGAACATCCAGGAGGGCGACTGGGTGAGGGGCGCGAGCACCATAACCCAGCAGGTCATAAAGAACATCATCCTCACGCCCGAAAGGACGATGACCCGAAAGATAAAGGAGGCGATACTCGCCCACAGGATAGAAAACAACCTTTCGAAGCAGGAAATACTTTACCTGTACCTTAACCACATATACCTCGCCGACGGGAACTACGGCATCGAGGCCGCGAGCAGGTCTTATTTCGGCAAGCCCGCCCGCGACATGACGCTCGCCGAGGCCGCTCTCCTCGCGGGGCTCCCGAAAAAGCCCGAGTATTTCTCGCCGCGAAAGCACCTCGACAGGGCAATAGAAAGGCAGAAGCTCGTCCTCAGCAAGATGGAGGAGGCGGGGTTCATCACGAGGGACGAGCGGTTCGACGCGCTCGACCGGGGGATAAAGATAGTCCCCAAACAGAGGATCAATAACGACATAGCGCCTTATTTCGTAGAGCACGTGAGGAGATACCTCCAGGACAAGGTCGGCGTAAAGGACTTTATAAACGGCGGGTACACGGTATTCACGACCCTCGACATAGACCTTAACCTCGAAGCGCAGTGGGCTTTGAGGAGGGGGATACTCGACGTCGAAGCGCGGCACGGGAGGAAGGTGGTGTCGAGGAGCCTCGGAAGCGCGGGCGAGATAAGGAAGTTCAGGGACAAGCAGGGCATAAAGGGCGTTCAGACGGGCGAGGTGTACGAGGCCGTCGTCACGAGGGTGGTTAACGTCGACGACCCCGGGCCCGCCAGGAAATCCAAAAAAGACGATAAGCCGGCGAAGGAAGAGACGGCGAGGCCCGTATACAACGCGCGCCTCGGCATAGGCGACGTCGAAGGCAGGCTTATCTTCGCCGTGAGCTCGCCTTACGGAAAGGCCGTGCCCGGATTCGATACGACCTATTCGAAGAAGTACGCCCCGGCGGGCGGATACGACGGCGTCAGCCTCTCGCCCGTGGAGCTCAAGGTCGGGGACGTCGTGAAGGTCCTCGCGAAAGAGACGCCGGACGGCGGGTTCGATTATTCGCTCGCGATAGAGCCGATAACGCAGGGCGCTCTTATCTCCATGGAATCGACGGGGAAGATAAGGGCTATGGCCGGCGGATACGATTTCGATCAGTCGCAGTTTAACCGCACCATGCAGGCTCTAAGGCAGCCGGGCTCGTCGTTTAAGCCCATGATATATTCGGCGGCGCTCGACAAGGGATACACGGAAACGTCGATACTATACGACATGCCGGTCGTCGTTAAGGACTGGGCTCCCCAGAACTACGACGGCTCGTTCGACGGGCCGATGCTCCTCAGAAAGGCGCTGGCCAAGTCCCGTAACCTCGCCACTATCAGGCTGATAATGGACATCGATCCGAAGTACGCCGCCAAGTACGCGAAGAACTTCGGGTTTGTCTCGAAGCTGAATCCCTATCCCTCGCTCGCGCTTGGCGGGTCGGAAGTGAGGGTCGTCGAGATGGCCAGGGCCTTTAACGTGTTCGCGAGCGGGGGGAAGCTCGTCGAGCCCCAGTTCATACTCCGCATATACGACAGGAACGGAATAATAATAGAGGACAATACCGGCGGGAAATTCCTCTCCAGGGAAGAGGCGCTCAAGGTCGAGAGGGAGAACGCGCGGCTCGAGGTTCTCAACGAAATCGCCCGGAAGGCGGGACGCGGCAGCGTCGAGACGCCCGAGTATATAAAGGAAGAGGAGCTCACGCGTAAGACCGCGCCCGAGCCGGACAAGTACGCTTTCCTCTCGCCGGACGAATTCCTCGAGCTTATAAAAAGCGGGGCCGCGGACTTCACCTCACCAGGAAACGCCAAACAGACGCTCAGCCCCGAAACGGCCTTTATAATGACCGATCTTCTCCAGGCCGTGGTCAGCGAAGGGACGGGCAGGAGGGCGCTCAAGCTCACGTCGCTCGCGCCACTTGCGGGCAAGACGGGCACGACGAACGACTTCACCGACGCCTGGTTCGTCGGGTTCAGCCCGAGGATCACGACGGCGGTGTGGGTAGGAAGGGACGACCACAAGCCGCTCGGTAAAAAAGAGTCGGGCTCGTTGGCGGCTCTCCCGATATGGATAGATTATATGGAGGACGCGCTCGCCAAATACCCGGGCGGCTCCTTCAAGCAGCCGTCGGGAATAAAGGTCGTAAGCACCCCTTACGGCAGCATCCCCTACAGCCTGGATTCTCTCAGGCACAACGTCATAGATTCCATACGCGACAGCGTCATGATAAACGGGCAGGAGATGATAAAGAGCCCCGAGGGCATCTACTACCCGGCCGATTACGAGAAAGGAAAGAGCGAGTCCGAAACCGAAATCGACTTCCTCATGAGGAACTAA
- a CDS encoding zinc ribbon domain-containing protein: MPIYEYECKKCGKITEALQGFNDPPLKKCKHCKGGKLEKLISLSSFQLQGTGWYSTDYAKGPGIPPHANDLGTPSKDGAETKDTKPATGLPSEAAAVSGASTVDSIKKDTAKAKTKAKSA; encoded by the coding sequence ATGCCGATATATGAGTACGAGTGCAAGAAATGCGGTAAAATAACCGAGGCTCTTCAAGGGTTTAACGATCCGCCTTTAAAGAAATGCAAGCACTGCAAGGGGGGCAAGCTCGAAAAGCTGATTTCACTCTCGTCGTTCCAGCTTCAGGGCACCGGATGGTATTCCACCGACTACGCCAAGGGGCCCGGCATCCCGCCCCACGCGAATGACCTGGGCACGCCGTCAAAAGACGGAGCCGAGACCAAGGACACGAAACCGGCGACGGGCCTCCCGTCCGAAGCCGCGGCCGTATCCGGGGCGTCAACGGTAGACTCGATAAAGAAGGACACGGCAAAGGCCAAGACGAAGGCAAAGAGCGCCTGA
- a CDS encoding helix-hairpin-helix domain-containing protein — MPGKTNRRRGGRNSILYLALLSLVYYVASVYGGDAPYPVRGIKSPGNIYVEVEDQGSAVVHVLKGPSEISEFRAEYGIEKEIKSGVKVVLADGSPAGYGRISGARSISLGVPIGLNSAGPSDLAALPGIGEELAGRIISYREENGGFTSVSELIEVNGIGDKKFAGILGLVSLD; from the coding sequence ATGCCGGGCAAAACGAATCGCCGCCGCGGCGGACGAAATTCCATCTTATATCTCGCACTCCTCAGCCTCGTTTATTACGTAGCCTCGGTTTACGGGGGAGACGCCCCCTACCCTGTCCGTGGAATTAAGTCGCCGGGCAATATTTACGTCGAGGTCGAAGACCAGGGCTCCGCAGTAGTTCACGTCCTCAAGGGCCCTTCCGAAATCAGCGAATTCCGCGCTGAATACGGCATTGAAAAAGAGATAAAAAGCGGCGTTAAAGTAGTGCTGGCGGACGGCTCGCCGGCAGGCTACGGAAGGATAAGCGGCGCGAGGAGCATATCCCTCGGCGTACCGATAGGCCTCAACTCCGCCGGGCCTTCCGACCTCGCGGCACTTCCGGGCATAGGCGAAGAGCTCGCCGGACGTATAATCTCCTACAGGGAAGAAAACGGCGGCTTCACGTCGGTTTCGGAGCTCATAGAAGTAAATGGGATCGGCGACAAAAAATTCGCCGGGATACTCGGACTCGTGAGCCTGGATTAG